A single region of the Glycine max cultivar Williams 82 chromosome 20, Glycine_max_v4.0, whole genome shotgun sequence genome encodes:
- the CG-3 gene encoding beta-conglycinin alpha subunit 1 precursor yields the protein MMRARFPLLLLGLVFLASVSVSFGIAYWEKENPKHNKCLQSCNSERDSYRNQACHARCNLLKVEKEECEEGEIPRPRPRPQHPEREPQQPGEKEEDEDEQPRPIPFPRPQPRQEEEHEQREEQEWPRKEEKRGEKGSEEEDEDEDEEQDERQFPFPRPPHQKEERKQEEDEDEEQQRESEESEDSELRRHKNKNPFLFGSNRFETLFKNQYGRIRVLQRFNQRSPQLQNLRDYRILEFNSKPNTLLLPNHADADYLIVILNGTAILSLVNNDDRDSYRLQSGDALRVPSGTTYYVVNPDNNENLRLITLAIPVNKPGRFESFFLSSTEAQQSYLQGFSRNILEASYDTKFEEINKVLFSREEGQQQGEQRLQESVIVEISKEQIRALSKRAKSSSRKTISSEDKPFNLRSRDPIYSNKLGKFFEITPEKNPQLRDLDIFLSIVDMNEGALLLPHFNSKAIVILVINEGDANIELVGLKEQQQEQQQEEQPLEVRKYRAELSEQDIFVIPAGYPVVVNATSNLNFFAIGINAENNQRNFLAGSQDNVISQIPSQVQELAFPGSAQAVEKLLKNQRESYFVDAQPKKKEEGNKGRKGPLSSILRAFY from the exons ATGATGAGAGCACGGTTCCCATTACTGTTGCTGGGACTTGTTTTCCTGGCTTCAGTTTCTGTCTCATTTGGCATTGCTTACTGGGAAAAAGAGAACCCCAAACACAACAAGTGTCTCCAGAGTTGCAATAGCGAGAGAGACTCGTACAGGAACCAAGCATGCCACGCTCGTTGCAACCTCCTTAAGGTGGAGAAAGAAGAATGTGAAGAAGGTGAAATTCCACGACCACGACCACGACCACAACACCCGGAGAGGGAACCTCAGCAACCCGGTGAGAAGGAGGAAGACGAAGATGAGCAACCACGTCCAATCCCATTCCCACGCCCACAACCTCGTCAAGAAGAAGAGCACGAGCAGAGAGAGGAACAGGAATGGCCTCGCAAGGAGGAAAAACGCGGAGAAAAGGGAAGTGAAGAGGAAGATGAGGATGAGGATGAGGAACAAGATGAACGTCAATTCCCATTCCCACGCCCACCTCATCAGAAGGAAGAGCGAAAGCAAGAGGAAGATGAGGATGAGGAGCAGCAGCGAGAGAGCGAAGAAAGTGAAGATTCTGAGTTACGAAGACATAAGAATAAGAACCCTTTTCTCTTCGGCTCTAACAGGTTCGAAACTCTCTTCAAAAACCAATATGGTCGCATTCGCGTCCTCCAGAGGTTCAACCAACGCTCCCCACAACTTCAGAATCTCCGAGACTACCGCATTTTGGAGTTCAACTCCAAACCCAACACCCTCCTTCTCCCCAACCATGCTGACGCTGATTACCTCATCGTTATCCTTAACG GGACTGCCATTCTTTCCTTGGTGAACAACGACGACAGAGACTCCTACAGACTTCAATCTGGTGATGCCCTGAGAGTCCCCTCAGGAACCACATACTATGTGGTCAACCCTGACAACAACGAAAATCTCAGATTAATAACACTCGCCATACCCGTTAACAAGCCTGGTAGATTTGAG AGTTTCTTCCTATCTAGCACTGAAGCTCAACAATCCTACTTGCAAGGATTCAGCAGGAACATTTTAGAGGCCTCCTACGAT ACCAAATTCGAGGAGATAAACAAGGTTCTGTTTAGTAGAGAGGAAGGGCAGCAGCAAGGGGAGCAGAGGCTGCAAGAGAGCGTGATTGTGGAAATCTCGAAGGAACAGATTCGGGCACTGAGCAAACGTGCCAAATCTAGTTCAAGGAAAACCATTTCTTCTGAAGATAAACCTTTTAACTTGAGAAGCCGCGACCCCATCTACTCCAACAAGCTTGGCAAGTTCTTTGAGATCACCCCAGAGAAAAACCCCCAGCTTCGGGACTTGGATATCTTCCTCAGTATTGTGGATATGAACGAG GGAGCTCTTCTTCTACCACACTTCAATTCAAAGGCGATAGTGATACTGGTAATTAATGAAGGAGATGCAAACATTGAACTTGTTGGCCTAAAAGAACAACAACAGGAGCAGCAACAGGAAGAGCAACCTTTGGAAGTGCGGAAATATAGAGCCGAATTGTCTGAACAAGATATATTTGTAATCCCAGCAGGTTATCCAGTTGTGGTCAACGCTACCTCAAATCTGAATTTCTTTGCTATTGGTATTAATGCCGAGAACAACCAGAGGAACTTCCTCGCag GTTCGCAAGACAATGTGATAAGCCAGATACCTAGTCAAGTGCAGGAGCTTGCATTCCCTGGGTCTGCACAAGCTGTTGAGAAGCTATTAAAGAACCAAAGAGAATCCTACTTTGTGGATGCTCAGCCTAAGAAGAAAGAGGAGGGGAATAAGGGAAGAAAGGGTCCTTTGTCTTCAATTTTGAGGGCTTTTTACTGA
- the LOC100806832 gene encoding transcription factor DICHOTOMA — MYPREAEIAGFHPTEIGFNLQMSSSTYDSSNLFPNFPSSSYPILPFLIDPENDFASHTLLDDHPLVVPAGLIHDPPLLPEETVANFAVAADCTAAMLEHDAANTNYGSHYGSSVSNFLTQKPAAATAKKDRHSKIHTSQGLRDRRVRLSSEIARKFFDLQDMLEFDKPSNTFDWLFTKSENAIKELARSKHSGSVSRGDIKYSRYPSVDSNNNNKSLVDGGDASRGRKLKWAQRDDVCVQNKKESRERARARARERTCYKMCSCSRRVQQKDSDERFPATTNTQMLHQLRSSIQPELEDQPRARWVQPYYNNPYFIDNEAPRNGFNVIEESIMIKRNMKPSSHQNLVIPRDASFNNNEFPLLPYSSTTPNWDSTNGAVNFGGISTMNLSTCFMNPWFIVQDMETCMDQQVTDVLTGA, encoded by the exons ATGTATCCCAGGGAAGCTGAAATCGCT GGTTTTCACCCCACTGAAATTGGTTTCAATCTGCAGATGTCCTCTTCCACATATGACTCCTCTAACCTTTTCCCTAACTTCCCTTCGTCTTCTTACCCTATCCTTCCTTTTCTCATTGATCCTGAAAATGATTTTGCAAGCCACACCCTTCTTGATGACCACCCTCTTGTTGTTCCCGCCGGCCTCATACATGATCCTCCATTACTCCCTGAAGAAACCGTTGCCAATTTTGCAGTTGCAGCTGACTGCACTGCCGCCATGCTTGAACACGATGCAGCAAACACTAACTATGGTTCCCACTATGGTAGCAGCGTTTCCAATTTTCTCACCCAGAAACCTGCTGCAGCCACAGCCAAAAAAGACAGGCACAGTAAGATTCACACATCTCAGGGTTTGAGGGACCGGAGGGTGAGATTATCAAGCGAAATAGCCCGCAAGTTCTTTGATCTTCAGGACATGTTAGAGTTTGACAAACCAAGTAACACCTTCGATTGGCTCTTCACAAAGTCTGAGAATGCAATCAAAGAACTAGCCCGAAGTAAGCATAGCGGCAGTGTTAGTCGGGGTGACATTAAGTATTCCCGCTACCCGTCTGTGGattcaaacaacaacaacaaatcatTGGTGGATGGTGGTGATGCTTCCCGAGGGAGGAAGTTGAAATGGGCACAGAGGGATGATGTTTGTGTTCAGAACAAAAAAGAGTCAAGGGAAAGGGCAAGGGCAAGGGCAAGAGAAAGGACTTGTTACAAGATGTGTAGCTGTAGTAGAAGGGTGCAGCAGAAGGACTCTGATGAAAGGTTCCCTGCAACTACAAACACTCAAATGCTACACCAATTGAGGTCTTCCATTCAGCCTGAACTTGAAGATCAACCTCGTGCAAGATGGGTTCAGCCTTATTATAATAACCCTTATTTCATTGATAATGAAGCACCAAGAAATGGCTTTAACGTCATCGAAGAATCTATTATGATAAAAAGGAACATGAAGCCTTCATCTCACCAAAACCTTGTGATCCCTAGGGATGCAAGTTTCAACAACAATGAGTTCCCCCTATTACCCTATTCCAGTACTACTCCAAACTGGGATAGTACTAATGGGGCCGTTAACTTTGGTGGAATAAGCACGATGAATCTATCTACATGTTTCATGAACCCGTg GTTTATTGTACAAGATATGGAAACATGCATGGATCAGCAGGTTACTGATGTTCTGACTGGAGCATGA